The sequence below is a genomic window from Papio anubis isolate 15944 chromosome X, Panubis1.0, whole genome shotgun sequence.
GGTAAAGCACATGGCCTGGTAAATGCCTGCCAGGGACACTACACATAAGGAATGTCTTCAATGTCCCTTCGTGGGGCCCTGCAGCCACCCCTGAATTCCCTTGGGCCTCTAGGGTAGAAGGGGTCCTGTAAATTTCTTTGCATCCACAAAAACGCCCCcaatttctgtttgctttttctcttctcatccTGCACCTTAGCCATATTGTCAAATTCTCTTATCATGTCCTCATTGCTGAAATTCATATCGTGTATGGCCTCTTTATACTCCTTGAGGTAATGAGCCAGCCccttattagtttttcttttggctttcctgggtaCATCATCCTCAGCTGGGCGCTTTCCTGCAGCCCTTGTTTCACTCCCTGGCTCTCCTTGACTCTCTGGCTTTCCCTCTATCCCTggttttccctctctctctgatcctccctccatctctgactctccctccctctctgactttccttcttcttttgccTTTCCCTCACTCTCTGGCTTTCCTTTATCCTTTAACATTTCCTCATCTCCTGTTTTGCccttgttttctgtctttccctcGTTTTCCAACTTCTTGTCTTCCAGAGTACAAGCTACTTCTGGCTTTCTCTCGTCCTGTGGCTGttcttcatttttcatctttccttgGTTTGAAGCCATTCCTTCATTTTCATTGTAGAGTTTTTCCATGTCGAGATTTCTCCTCCTTTTCGTGCcctgggggatgggggtggagggaagaggagaCAAAGAGGAGACATGGGAGACTGAGTGCGTGGGATGAAATGCAGGTCTGGATAGTACTTGCATCTCACCCCTGATGAGGGTTCCCCTGAGCTGGCGGGGCCTCCAAGAGGGCCTTCTGCCCACCACGTAGCCTGCCACTCCTCCCACACACGTGAGCCAGCCATTGCCTGGCAGGCCCTGTCACTTTCTCTGCAGTGGTTCAGCCTGGTAAGGTGTGTGTTAATGTGGGTGGGGGGATGGGCGGGGGCCCCAATTCGGCTCTGGCCGGGCCCTCCACACTCTCAACCCTTGTGGGCCCCTGTCCATGCAGCCCCCTACTTTCACGGACCTGCGGGGATTCTGGACAGGTTGCTCCTCTTTTTCAGGCTTCGCAGAGCGCTGGGAACAACAGACGCGCAGACCTGCGGACACACAGGAGACAGGGGTAGGGGTTGCGCGCTCAGCGGGCTCACAGGGACTCGGTTCCCTTTCCTGAGTCCAGGCCCTTCTCATCCAACGTTTTCCTCCCCTACCTCCCCCGCACCCCAGCCGCCATTTCTTTCCAGGCCTCGGGCACCAAACCAGGATGCTTTCCAAACTAATTTAGGGTCTCTGTGTCCTTCTTCCTCAGAGGCAACTCTCCTCCCCAGGCTCGCGGTCAACGTTTTTCTCTATGTGCGGGAACGGCAGAGGGGGTTTACTTCCACTGTCTCACTACTGGGGCGTCCCCAGCCCACCATCTCCGGCTCCAAAATGGACGGAGGGCAGAAAAGAGGATGTGCCTGGAAAGCGAGCATGGATACTTGGAGGTGCTCGCCTTCCTCACCCTCTGCCCACTGCCTACGTGCTCCCCCTCAGCCACCTTTAGCCGTTTTCCCACCGCCATCTCTGTCCACACTCGGGCCAGCTTCCCTCGATTCGACCcgaccccacccccagcctttcCCGGTACTGTACCCGTTCCCCTTCCGCCATTCCAGTATTCCGCTGGCAGCGTGGAAGGCCCGCACACTGACCTGGAGGAAGCTGGACCAAGAATTAGGAGCCCAGGAACTGGAGCAGACGGGACCCAGCCGCGGGGACAGAGGGCGGGCACTCGGACCGGTGCCCACATCTGCGCCCGGGCGGATCACGTGAATGCCGCAGCACAGGAGTTCCACCGCCCCACGCCCCACGCCCCGCCTCCTAGCCAGCCGCTTCCAGCTACCCACCACCTCTCTCCAGCAGGTACCCTCTCACCTCCCTGGACccttttgtccttttcttcttgttaagaaattaatcaaagaaggaattttaatgaaaatcgcaaagttgttttttttttttaatgagttggGCGGTCCAGAGGAGGAGTCTTGATAATGTTGCTCttaaattccacagaaataacgTAGACCCACCCGATAAAATCGTATAAATGTGAACTCAAGTACTGTATAAAGAATAGAATATCGACTTTagaaaaaacttaataaaaattttccaaaataaatgaaattgccCCTTTTTCCTGACATGTACAAacataaattttcaaatgaataaaaaaagttatatttgaagcaaaataaaaacgaTTAATTTATCTTAAGTGAGAAACTGAATATACAGAGACAATGACCAGACCACATACGAAAATAGAACTGAGACCCACAACCGTTACTGCAAGCAGCTCGAGAAGCCAAAGTATAGCATCTGCAGAAATGTTCAGGACTTTAATCAATTTGCTAGCCTTTctggcctttttaatttttttgacctGATGACAAACAAGAAAAACCCAAATATGAACCCATACTCAATCACATAGGATGCTTGCCTCTAGTTGGCCTGCCTCTAGCTTCCTCACGTCAACAACATCCAATCAGAGCATACTTGAagtctttgtgtttttgttttccgCTATAAAGCTTTCCCACTCCCCTGCCTGCCTTTGAATCTCTGCCAGATTCAAATGATGGTGGCTTGACTTCCTTGCTATAAAAAAGCTGTGAATAAGTAGCACTTGTTTGTTCTCTTATGGGTAGTCTCCGTTTATCTCCACATAAGCTTTTGGTGTGGAAGGCCTTTAAATATAGTCACGTGCCACTTAataatggggatatgttctgagaaatgcatcaggCAATTTCGTGGTGGTGCGAACATCGTAGAGTGTGGTTATACAAacctatatggtatagcctactacactcCTAGGCTGTATACTATAGCCTGTCGTATTCTATGCTGTCTGTTGTCGTTGGCCAATCGATATGCAGTGTGACTATATAACAAAGAGACAAATGCTGATAGATTAGATTACATGAAAATTTTTAACAGATTTGTTGAAGGACTGGGGACACATGCACCCTCCCCTGCTCTTATTGAATATATTGGTGAAATTTTTCTGAAGATCAactttgtaaattatttaaaaataaaaatattggccaggcacagtggctcacacctgtaatcccagtgctttaggaggctgaggcgggtggatcacctgaggtcaggagttcaaaaccagcctgaccagaatggtgaaaccccctctctactaaaaataccaaaactagctgggcgtggtggcgggtgcctataatcccagctatttcataggctgaggcaggagaattgcttgaacccgggaggcagagtttgcagtgagtcgagatcatgccattgcactccagcctgggggagagagtgagatttcatctcaaaaaaaaattaatatttgatcTTTTGTGTcagtaatttcactttttcttttttcttttttttttttttttttgagacggagtctcgctctgtcgcccaggctggagtgcagtggccggatctcggctcactgtaagctccgcctcccgggtttacaccattctcctgcctcagcctctcgagtagctgggactacaggcgcctgccacctcgcccggctagttttttgtattttttagtagagacagggtttcaccgtgttagccaggatggtctcgatctcctgaccttgtgatccgcctgtctcggcctcccaaagtgctgggattacaggcttgagccaccgcgcccggcgtaatTTCACTTCTAATAGTTACCCACaatgataattttctttcttcaacttttattttaagctcaggggcacatgtgcaggatgtgaaggtttgttacatagataaacatgtgccatggtggtttgctgtatagatcatcccatcacctaggtattaagcctggcagccactagctattcttccttatgctcttcctccctgcccccaacaggcccctgtgtgtgttgttccctaacatgtgtccatgtgttctcatcattcagctcccagtgagaacacacggtgtttggttttctgttcctgcattagtttgctgagaatagtggcttctagctccatccatgtgcctgaaaaggacatgatcttgttcctttttatggctgcatagtattccatggtgtatatgtaccacatt
It includes:
- the LOC116271902 gene encoding uncharacterized protein LOC116271902 isoform X1: MGGGPNSALAGPSTLSTLVGPCPCSPLLSRTCGDSGQVAPLFQASQSAGNNRRADLRTHRRQGGNSPPQARGQRFSLCAGTAEGVYFHCLTTGASPAHHLRLQNGRRAEKRMCLESEHGYLEVLAFLTLCPLPTCSPSATFSRFPTAISVHTRASFPRFDPTPPPAFPGTVPVPLPPFQYSAGSVEGPHTDLEEAGPRIRSPGTGADGTQPRGQRAGTRTGAHICARADHVNAAAQEFHRPTPHAPPPSQPLPATHHLSPAGTLSPPWTLLSFSSC
- the LOC108583668 gene encoding transcription elongation factor A protein-like 4, with amino-acid sequence MEKLYNENEGMASNQGKMKNEEQPQDERKPEVACTLEDKKLENEGKTENKGKTGDEEMLKDKGKPESEGKAKEEGKSEREGESEMEGGSEREGKPGIEGKPESQGEPGSETRAAGKRPAEDDVPRKAKRKTNKGLAHYLKEYKEAIHDMNFSNEDMIREFDNMAKVQDEKRKSKQKLGAFLWMQRNLQDPFYPRGPREFRGGCRAPRRDIEDIPYV
- the LOC116271902 gene encoding uncharacterized protein LOC116271902 isoform X2 codes for the protein MGGGPNSALAGPSTLSTLVGPCPCSPLLSRTCGDSGQVAPLFQASQSAGNNRRADLRTHRRQGGNSPPQARGQRFSLCAGTAEGVYFHCLTTGASPAHHLRLQNGRRAEKRMCLESEHGYLEYSAGSVEGPHTDLEEAGPRIRSPGTGADGTQPRGQRAGTRTGAHICARADHVNAAAQEFHRPTPHAPPPSQPLPATHHLSPAGTLSPPWTLLSFSSC